AGAGCTAAAAGTCAGGGCCAGAGAAGCTTCTTGATACTTCTTTTCGACTTCTACTTTCAACTTGTTTGAAGTTGCTTTTATTTCTTGTCTATTATTTTGAACATTTGCCGAGCCACCATAGAAAGCTTGGAGGTCAGATGGCATACCCATCATTTTAGAAGATGCCTCTTGAGATACTGAGATATTAGCATGTTGAGATGAAGCTGGCTTAGTTGATGGCATTTGCGCCGATGAAACGCTCCCACCTTGTCGAACTGGCTGAACACTTTTCTTAATATGTGTTAACTTGTCCTTTTCACCATGGTGGAATCCAAGCCCTTTATTAATCGGCTTAAAGTTAAACTCATCAAAGTCAAAGTTGATTTCTTCCATTGGCATTTTACTACTAGATGGTTTTTCTGTTGTATTTTGCATACTTCTCTCTAGGGTTAGTTCTTTAAAAGAATCTCATAAAATACACAAAGCATCAAACACTTTGCATCAGGCCAAAAACATATCCAACAGCGCTACATACGGCCGTTTGCGATCTTAGAATCCAAGAATCAAAATGGACAACATTCACTTTCTTATGAGTAAGAAGAAACTCCTCTTCTTCATAAGATAATCCAGCTTCAGGTCCAATAATAATTAAAATGCTATGCTTATTTTCAAGCTTTTCACATTGCTTAATATTTGAATGTGATGAGAAGTAATAGATGAAATCATAATCTTTAAAAAGCTCATCTAGATTTTCAAAGTTACGACTTTCTTCAATTTCTAAAAGGTACGGATTATTAGATTGAATCATTGCAGATTCAATTAGACGAAATGTCCTCTCGTTATTTTCGATCTTTAACTGAGAATACTGACTCTCAATCGGAAAAACTTTATTTATCGCCAATTCAACTGAATATTTTAATATGTCAGCCGTTGCATCTTTTTTAGGAGGACAAAGAGCAAGATCAATATTGTGCTTTTTCTCAAGTTTCTTTTGCGCCAAAATTTGAACCGTAACACTTTTCTTAGAAACAGACTGAACGTCACATTCAAAGTGATCCCCCAGACCATTTAAAACAAGAATCTTTTCTTCCGGTTTAATTCGTACAACTTTAACTAGATGATGTGCACTATCGCCAGTAATCTCAGCAATGTCATCTCCACTCTTAAACTCATTAAGAAATACAGCTCTCATAAAGACCTAGTTCTTCTTCATTAATATTGCACTCCAGTCCCCTTTAGAAAGAACTGAAATATTCTCAAGACTTGAATACTCCTCTAAGATTCCATCAACTTGCTCATTTAAGATTCCAGAAAGAATCAAAAAGCTTCCTGGCTTTAATGAATCGAGAAGCACTTCTTTTTCTGTCTTAAGTACATGCTCAAGAATATTTGCAAAGACAATATCGTATTTCTTTGGAGTAAACCTATTACGAATAACAAGTCTGTGGCCATTAAGCCTAGACTCAACAAGGTTCAATTCTAAGTTCTGAACACAATTATCAAGAGCTGCCGGATCGATGTCACAAAACTCAACCAACATATTCTTCATCTTGATAGTACCGATACCCAAAATCCCTGAACCACATCCAAAATCTAAACATGTTCCTTCTTCAGGAAGTTCATCTCTAATATTATCTAAGTGCTTTAAACAAAGAAAAGTCGTTTCATGCTCACCTGTACCAAATCCCATTCCAGGGTAGATATAAACAGCATTATCATTTTCCTTATAGCCTTCTTCTTTAAACCACTCAGGAATAACTGTCATTCGGCTAGAGACCTCAATTGGACGATAGTGCTTTCTCCACTCATCGTTCCAATCAGAATATTCCTCTTGAGCCATTTCTACGCTAAGACCTTCAACTTCTTTCACGGCCTCATAGAAATCTTTTGCATTTTCTTCGCAATTATCAGTGAAAAAATAGAACTTAACTTTGTAATCATTTGTCTGAGCATTTGCACGCTCTGATACTTCATCGATAACTGACTCAGGTACATCACCACCTGAATAGGCTCTCTCTCCTAAAATAGAATCTACTGTCGGCTCATCTAAAGAGAAGTCCTCAATACCATCACAAGAGAACTCAGTTATTGCGAGACTTTTAATCCCTTCTTCAAGTTCTACATTTTTAGAAAAATCAATTACAACAATGTTAAAGTTTTTAATTTCCACAACGACTCACTAATTTATTTAAACCGATAAAACTTCCGTTAGGATAGATCTTCAATCCATCAATACATTTTCTTGTTATCAGCATATGATTTGGGTGCCATAGATTTATATATGAATAGTCGTCGTTTGCAATGGCCAATGCTTTTTTGTAATAAAAATTTCTCTTATCTTTCTTTGTTTCAATCGATGCCTTATCAACTAACTCGTCGAATTTACTATTACTGTACTTACCTCTATTTCCACCTTTAGGAGGAAAAGACTTTGTATGAAACACGTATTCAAGCATTTCCGGCCCAGTAAAACCAACCCATTGAGCAAATACTAAGTCAAAATTGGATTTTTTAATCCCTTTCATGAATGTACCCCATTCCTGAACTGTGAGATTAATTTTCAATCCAAAACTTTCAAAGCTTTTTATCATTGTCTTTACGAGCTCAATAGTCGACTTATTGTTATTAGAGATCCAATTTAATTCTATATATCGATTATTCTTATGCCATCCCTTTTCATCTCTTTGATATCCAATCTCTTCTAATAGCTTCTTTGCCTTTTCAGGTGAATACTCATCAATAGAAAAATTCTGATAGATCGCTGGAAAGTCTTTAGAAAAGAGAGACTTTGCCAACGTGATATTATTTTTAAATTTGAAGAGCTTAATCTTCTCTCGCTCAATAAGATGAGATAGCGCCTTTCTAACATTCAGCTCTTTTAGATGTTCGTTTTCATGATTAGGACTGAGATATTTATAATTAGAACTAGGTCTAGAATAAAAGGCGAGATGATCAGCACGCTTTTTTAACCAATCAAATTTCCGTGCACTAATATCAGCAAAAGAAACATCAATCTCATTATTAATTAGCTTCAAGGCGAGAGTCGTCTCATCTTTTACGACTTTAAATTCAATATCAGATAGACTCGGTTTAAGGGCCTTGAGTTTAATTGAGAGTTCTGAAATATGAGAGGGCGTATAATCTCCAGCTCCTATTATTTCAGTAACCTCAGGCCTTCCTTCTTTCCAATCTCTACTCAACTTCAGGATTTTAAAAAGAACGAGGTTTGCAATGTTATCTAACTTGAACTCTTCGTAGACCAACTCAACAACATACTCACTCAGAACACGAACTTCTTTTATCCTTCCAAAAGCAAAGCGAAAGATTGATTTTATTTCCTTAGTATCAGTGAATAATTCATGAGCTCTTTTTATATCAATCGCCTTAATCTCTTTGGCATCCCAAAACTTAACACCTTTTTTAAGCGTGAATTTTAATATTTGTTTTCCATTATCAAATCGCTCTTCAAAAGATTCACACAAACGACATACAGGCTCCATATTCTCATCGACATCAATCAAAGACGTATGAATGAGACGATTAAGGTTCTGTGAATTTGCATCGACATTAAAGAATGGACTGAGGTTACTGGGCGATGATGATAGAGCGACAGAAATGGTTGTCGCATTTACCGAGAGTGAAAATAAAAATAGTAGAAACCAAAGTCCTTGCTTTATCAAACTTAACCTCTTGATTTTATATGTAACTTCTTTTGACACACGTTATAATTATTACTTCTAGTCTTTGATCAGTAAACAACTCATGTTAATAATTTAAAAGTTTTAGCATCAAAAATCTGGAGAATAAGAATGTACATTATTGGTATCTGTGGTGGGTCTGGTTCTGGAAAGACAACGTTTGCCAAAAAACTTCAAAAGCAATGCGATTTTGAATTACCAATTTTACACATGGATTCTTACTATCTCCCAGAGCAACCAAAAGAGTTTTTTACCTGCAAAGGTAAACCTAACTATGACCATCCTGGTGCATTTGACTGGGAATTACTTAGAACTCATTTAAGTCAGTTGAAAGAGGGAAAAGACATAGAAGCTCCAGTCTACGATTTTAAAACGTCTAGCCGTTTAAGTGAGACAGTTAAGATAAAAGCAACAGACATTATCCTATTTGAAGGGATTTTTACTCTTTTTGATCAAGAGATTAGAAACTTGCTTGATATCAGATCTTTTCT
This region of Halobacteriovorax sp. GB3 genomic DNA includes:
- a CDS encoding RsmE family RNA methyltransferase, coding for MRAVFLNEFKSGDDIAEITGDSAHHLVKVVRIKPEEKILVLNGLGDHFECDVQSVSKKSVTVQILAQKKLEKKHNIDLALCPPKKDATADILKYSVELAINKVFPIESQYSQLKIENNERTFRLIESAMIQSNNPYLLEIEESRNFENLDELFKDYDFIYYFSSHSNIKQCEKLENKHSILIIIGPEAGLSYEEEEFLLTHKKVNVVHFDSWILRSQTAVCSAVGYVFGLMQSV
- a CDS encoding RDD family protein; this translates as MQNTTEKPSSSKMPMEEINFDFDEFNFKPINKGLGFHHGEKDKLTHIKKSVQPVRQGGSVSSAQMPSTKPASSQHANISVSQEASSKMMGMPSDLQAFYGGSANVQNNRQEIKATSNKLKVEVEKKYQEASLALTFSSWLIDITLILAMFSAFVFGFTQVVGINALEFLKVIEFEMMAIFGAFFCLVYLSYFSILDLTSSPGKSLLNLRLIGNEEKLSFKSTTIRSIISLLSILLIGLPALIDFSGKLSDTKVVEND
- a CDS encoding 50S ribosomal protein L11 methyltransferase, translated to MEIKNFNIVVIDFSKNVELEEGIKSLAITEFSCDGIEDFSLDEPTVDSILGERAYSGGDVPESVIDEVSERANAQTNDYKVKFYFFTDNCEENAKDFYEAVKEVEGLSVEMAQEEYSDWNDEWRKHYRPIEVSSRMTVIPEWFKEEGYKENDNAVYIYPGMGFGTGEHETTFLCLKHLDNIRDELPEEGTCLDFGCGSGILGIGTIKMKNMLVEFCDIDPAALDNCVQNLELNLVESRLNGHRLVIRNRFTPKKYDIVFANILEHVLKTEKEVLLDSLKPGSFLILSGILNEQVDGILEEYSSLENISVLSKGDWSAILMKKN
- the udk gene encoding uridine kinase, with the protein product MYIIGICGGSGSGKTTFAKKLQKQCDFELPILHMDSYYLPEQPKEFFTCKGKPNYDHPGAFDWELLRTHLSQLKEGKDIEAPVYDFKTSSRLSETVKIKATDIILFEGIFTLFDQEIRNLLDIRSFLHVDSDIRFARRMNRDVKERGRSVESVIEQYYETVRPMYQKYLDPQRQHADFVVGEETDIAASILSAKVRELCFDRTRDHKLERSHLNYENSELNVKDA
- a CDS encoding ABC transporter substrate-binding protein, which translates into the protein MIKQGLWFLLFLFSLSVNATTISVALSSSPSNLSPFFNVDANSQNLNRLIHTSLIDVDENMEPVCRLCESFEERFDNGKQILKFTLKKGVKFWDAKEIKAIDIKRAHELFTDTKEIKSIFRFAFGRIKEVRVLSEYVVELVYEEFKLDNIANLVLFKILKLSRDWKEGRPEVTEIIGAGDYTPSHISELSIKLKALKPSLSDIEFKVVKDETTLALKLINNEIDVSFADISARKFDWLKKRADHLAFYSRPSSNYKYLSPNHENEHLKELNVRKALSHLIEREKIKLFKFKNNITLAKSLFSKDFPAIYQNFSIDEYSPEKAKKLLEEIGYQRDEKGWHKNNRYIELNWISNNNKSTIELVKTMIKSFESFGLKINLTVQEWGTFMKGIKKSNFDLVFAQWVGFTGPEMLEYVFHTKSFPPKGGNRGKYSNSKFDELVDKASIETKKDKRNFYYKKALAIANDDYSYINLWHPNHMLITRKCIDGLKIYPNGSFIGLNKLVSRCGN